The Vibrio tarriae genome includes a window with the following:
- a CDS encoding chemotaxis protein CheW: MSSALISSEQALNDYFTALLDEEAVEFEPAPTKPDPVWELAPAVQSVPNKSYFDTEVEELELPNLEDVQRLLSQLESSNPVADLDLEHILEENTAKIAKIDPVVQPCSVVEEIQEWEIETSYVEPDIETTESVIEDDLEPEYVDAESESEIAIETSVEEPVAETQATPETQAGRNKLGTWTNTIREKDFQVLYFDVNGVTFAVPLDELGGIHRMTTLNHLIGRPAWYLGLQTNRDSQLDVVDTAKWVMAEKLHDESYKQAYQYIVMLDESAWGLASTQLMGTELLSTEKVRWREQVGKRPWLAGMVKEKMCALIHVQALIAMLNAGLDVKALEN; this comes from the coding sequence ATGAGTAGTGCGTTGATATCCAGCGAACAAGCGCTAAACGATTATTTTACGGCGTTATTGGATGAAGAAGCGGTCGAGTTCGAACCTGCGCCAACCAAGCCAGATCCTGTATGGGAGCTGGCTCCTGCTGTTCAGTCTGTTCCGAATAAAAGCTATTTTGATACAGAGGTTGAAGAGCTCGAACTGCCTAATCTTGAAGATGTTCAGCGCTTGCTGAGCCAGTTGGAATCGAGCAATCCAGTGGCCGATTTGGACCTTGAGCATATTCTCGAAGAGAACACGGCTAAGATCGCCAAAATTGACCCCGTTGTTCAGCCCTGCAGCGTTGTTGAAGAGATCCAAGAGTGGGAAATCGAAACCAGCTATGTTGAGCCGGACATCGAGACGACAGAGAGTGTTATTGAAGACGATCTCGAACCAGAGTATGTGGACGCTGAGTCAGAGAGTGAAATTGCGATAGAAACCAGCGTTGAGGAACCCGTCGCTGAGACGCAGGCTACTCCAGAAACGCAAGCTGGGCGCAATAAACTGGGCACTTGGACTAACACGATCCGTGAAAAAGACTTCCAAGTCCTCTATTTTGATGTCAACGGTGTGACTTTCGCAGTACCACTCGATGAGCTAGGTGGAATTCACCGAATGACGACACTTAACCACTTAATTGGTCGTCCGGCTTGGTATTTAGGTTTACAGACCAATCGAGATTCACAACTCGATGTGGTTGATACAGCAAAATGGGTAATGGCTGAGAAGCTACACGATGAGAGTTACAAGCAAGCGTATCAGTACATTGTGATGTTGGATGAAAGTGCATGGGGGCTCGCCAGCACTCAGCTCATGGGTACTGAGTTACTTAGTACAGAAAAAGTGCGATGGCGCGAACAAGTCGGTAAACGACCTTGGCTCGCGGGCATGGTGAAAGAAAAAATGTGCGCTTTGATCCATGTTCAAGCATTGATAGCTATGCTTAATGCAGGGCTTGATGTAAAAGCGCTAGAAAATTAA
- a CDS encoding MinD/ParA family protein, with protein MTNKMIYDQASGLRRLTQPSVTKVISVTGGKGGVGKSNVTLGMAICMAKQGKKVMVLDADLGLANVDVMLGIRPKRNLGHVLAGECELKDAIVEGPHGIRIIPATSGTQSMTELSHAQHVGLIRAFGTLEDEMDILLIDTAAGISDMVVSFSRAAQDVVVVVCDEPTSITDAYALIKLLSKEHQVQRFKIVANMVRSYREGRELFAKLTLVTERFLNVSLELVACIPLDDNVRQAVKRQKIVVDAYPRSPAALAISSLANKALTWPIPRTPSGHLEFFVERLLNRSETVGEPFGE; from the coding sequence ATGACAAACAAAATGATATATGACCAAGCAAGCGGCCTACGTCGCTTAACCCAACCTTCAGTAACCAAAGTAATTTCGGTAACAGGGGGCAAAGGTGGTGTAGGAAAATCGAATGTCACCTTAGGCATGGCAATCTGCATGGCCAAACAGGGCAAAAAAGTCATGGTGCTCGATGCCGACTTAGGCCTTGCAAACGTTGACGTAATGCTCGGCATTCGCCCTAAACGTAACCTAGGCCATGTTTTAGCAGGAGAGTGCGAACTTAAAGATGCGATTGTGGAAGGCCCACATGGCATTCGCATCATCCCAGCTACGTCAGGAACGCAATCCATGACCGAGCTATCACATGCACAGCATGTGGGACTGATTCGTGCATTTGGCACGTTAGAAGATGAGATGGATATTTTGCTCATCGACACTGCGGCAGGCATCTCAGATATGGTGGTGAGCTTCTCACGCGCCGCGCAAGATGTGGTGGTTGTGGTGTGTGATGAACCAACGTCAATCACCGATGCGTATGCCCTGATCAAGCTCCTGAGCAAAGAACATCAAGTTCAACGATTTAAAATTGTTGCTAATATGGTGAGAAGTTATCGTGAAGGCCGTGAATTATTTGCTAAATTAACATTAGTGACAGAACGGTTTTTAAATGTGAGCTTAGAACTTGTCGCCTGCATCCCACTCGACGACAATGTGCGCCAAGCGGTGAAGCGACAAAAAATCGTGGTGGATGCGTATCCACGTTCGCCAGCCGCACTGGCGATTAGCTCACTGGCAAATAAAGCGTTGACTTGGCCGATACCGCGAACACCTAGTGGACATTTAGAGTTTTTCGTTGAACGCTTACTTAATCGGTCAGAAACAGTAGGGGAACCTTTCGGTGAATAA
- a CDS encoding chemotaxis protein CheW: MSQANEVKVRKEKSNDEVLQWVTFQLEEETYGINVMQVREVLRYTEIAPVPGAPDYVLGIINLRGNVVTVIDTRSRFGLMQGEITDNTRIIVIESERQVIGILVDSVAEVVYLRSSEIDSTPSVGTDESSKFIQGVSNRDGKLLILVDLNKFLTDEEWDDMAHL; encoded by the coding sequence ATGTCTCAGGCGAATGAAGTGAAAGTCAGAAAAGAAAAGTCGAACGATGAAGTACTTCAATGGGTGACGTTCCAATTGGAAGAAGAAACGTACGGCATTAATGTAATGCAGGTACGTGAAGTACTGCGCTACACCGAAATTGCTCCTGTACCGGGAGCACCTGACTATGTATTAGGTATTATCAACCTGCGTGGTAACGTCGTGACGGTTATCGACACTCGTTCACGTTTTGGTTTGATGCAAGGCGAAATTACTGACAATACACGCATCATTGTGATTGAGTCAGAACGTCAAGTCATCGGTATTTTGGTGGATAGCGTGGCCGAAGTGGTTTATCTACGCTCATCAGAAATTGATTCAACCCCAAGTGTGGGAACAGATGAAAGTTCGAAGTTTATCCAAGGCGTGAGTAACCGCGATGGTAAGCTGCTGATTCTGGTGGATCTGAACAAGTTCCTAACCGATGAAGAATGGGACGACATGGCTCATCTGTAA
- a CDS encoding ParA family protein — protein sequence MIVWSVANQKGGVGKTTTTITLAGLLSQQGKRVLLVDTDPHASLTTYLGYDSDDVPASLFDLFQLREYNEASVKPLILKTDIQGIDLLPAHMSLATLDRVMGNRSGMGLILKRALLALRHVYDYVLIDCPPILGVMMVNALAASDRILIPVQTEFLAMKGLERMVRTLAIMQKSRSREFKVTIVPTMYDKRTRASLQTLNQLKKDYPDKVWTSAVPIDTKFRDASLQRLPASHFAEGSRGVFAYKQLLLFLERLAIDE from the coding sequence ATGATCGTTTGGAGTGTAGCAAACCAAAAAGGTGGGGTAGGAAAAACCACCACAACGATTACATTGGCAGGCTTATTAAGCCAGCAGGGTAAGCGTGTCCTGCTGGTTGATACCGACCCGCACGCCTCGCTGACTACCTACTTGGGGTACGATTCTGATGATGTGCCAGCCAGTTTATTCGATCTATTTCAGTTACGTGAATATAACGAAGCTTCCGTTAAGCCTTTGATTTTGAAAACCGATATTCAAGGTATTGATCTTCTTCCTGCTCATATGTCACTTGCGACACTGGATCGCGTGATGGGGAATCGCAGTGGGATGGGGCTGATTTTAAAGCGTGCACTGCTCGCGCTGCGTCATGTTTATGATTATGTACTAATTGATTGCCCACCTATTTTGGGCGTGATGATGGTTAACGCGCTGGCGGCCAGCGATCGTATTCTTATCCCAGTGCAAACCGAATTTCTGGCGATGAAAGGCTTGGAACGTATGGTGCGCACTTTGGCAATTATGCAGAAATCGCGCAGCCGTGAGTTTAAAGTGACTATCGTACCCACCATGTACGATAAGAGAACGCGCGCTTCGTTGCAGACCTTGAATCAACTGAAGAAGGACTATCCTGATAAAGTTTGGACGTCTGCAGTGCCGATTGATACCAAATTTCGCGATGCCAGCTTACAGCGTCTGCCCGCTTCGCATTTTGCAGAGGGAAGTCGTGGAGTGTTCGCCTATAAGCAGCTTCTGCTTTTCTTAGAGAGGCTAGCTATCGATGAGTAG
- a CDS encoding RNA polymerase sigma factor FliA — protein sequence MNKALTYDQYGNLNSQQLFLKKYSVLVKRIAHHLIGRLPPSVLIEDLIQAGMVGLLEAQKNYDGSKGASFETYAGIRIRGAMLDDIRRGDWVPRSVHKHNREISQAIAVLEGELNRDPTDAEVAKFLNMSLEQYHTVLMDINCSRIVGIEDLGVSDDAISPFEEGEDNSPFHGVAEESFRKALVESIKSLPEREALVLSLYYDEELNLKEIGEVLGVSESRVSQILSQSMQRLRTKLSSWTRND from the coding sequence GTGAATAAAGCGCTTACATACGATCAATACGGAAATCTTAATAGCCAGCAGCTATTTCTTAAGAAGTACTCTGTATTGGTTAAGCGTATCGCTCATCATTTGATTGGCCGTCTCCCGCCCAGTGTTCTGATTGAAGACCTTATTCAAGCTGGCATGGTTGGTTTGCTTGAGGCACAAAAAAATTATGATGGAAGTAAAGGCGCGAGCTTTGAAACCTATGCCGGAATTCGGATTCGTGGGGCTATGCTCGATGATATCCGACGTGGTGACTGGGTTCCGCGATCTGTGCACAAACATAATCGGGAAATCAGTCAAGCGATTGCAGTGCTCGAAGGAGAACTCAATCGCGATCCAACGGATGCTGAAGTGGCAAAGTTTTTAAACATGTCACTAGAACAGTATCACACAGTGCTGATGGACATTAACTGTTCACGCATTGTTGGGATAGAGGATCTCGGTGTTTCTGATGACGCGATTTCCCCGTTTGAAGAGGGGGAAGATAACTCGCCTTTTCACGGTGTCGCTGAAGAATCTTTCCGTAAAGCACTCGTTGAATCAATAAAATCGCTCCCGGAGCGTGAAGCTTTGGTACTTTCGCTCTATTATGATGAAGAGCTAAACTTAAAAGAAATTGGTGAGGTACTTGGAGTTAGTGAATCTCGCGTTAGCCAAATACTCAGCCAATCTATGCAGCGACTAAGAACAAAGTTAAGTTCTTGGACTCGGAATGACTAA
- the flrD gene encoding flagellar transcriptional regulator FlrD, translating into MGRHGSSVMVDLTWLTPPVIAGGSVFVVLCILLVLWRLKRGQHRQSETLRQQIRNLDRELQKSNKQLLEVRSVMVGLGQKVSEQQDIIRHLNERLLELENTDADARLYTRASKMVQLGADLNELIQECELPKAEAELMMSLQNKLAGKESIPPLESHPEARTKKAKS; encoded by the coding sequence ATGGGACGACATGGCTCATCTGTAATGGTTGATTTGACTTGGTTAACCCCTCCTGTGATCGCAGGAGGGTCGGTTTTTGTTGTTTTGTGCATTTTGTTGGTATTGTGGCGTCTTAAGCGCGGCCAGCATCGTCAAAGTGAAACCTTGCGCCAACAAATACGCAATCTGGATCGAGAGCTGCAGAAATCGAACAAACAACTGCTTGAAGTGCGTTCTGTGATGGTGGGGCTCGGACAAAAAGTCAGCGAGCAACAAGATATCATTCGTCACCTTAATGAACGACTGCTTGAGCTAGAAAATACGGATGCCGATGCGCGTCTGTATACTCGTGCCAGTAAGATGGTGCAGTTAGGTGCCGATTTGAATGAACTGATCCAAGAGTGTGAGCTACCCAAAGCAGAAGCGGAATTGATGATGTCTTTGCAAAATAAACTTGCAGGTAAAGAATCTATTCCGCCGCTGGAAAGCCATCCTGAAGCTCGAACAAAAAAAGCCAAATCATAG
- a CDS encoding protein-glutamate methylesterase/protein-glutamine glutaminase has translation MAIKVLVVDDSSFFRRRVSEIINSESRLEVIDVAVNGKEAVEKAARLKPDVITMDIEMPVMDGISAVREIMANNPVPILMFSSLTHDGAKATLDALDAGALDFLPKKFEDIARNRDEAVTLLQQRVLSIASKKIFLRRPTVTRPTSTSSIAASSSLNQERATPTTPIGNRSTASVSAATRFKASGKKYQLTAIGTSTGGPVALQKILTKLPANYPHPIVLIQHMPATFTAAFASRLNSLCKIEVKEAEDGDMLRPGVAYLAPGGKQMMLDGRPGAARLRIIDGGDRMNYKPCVDVTFGSAAKIFGDKVLSMVLTGMGADGREGARMLKQAGATIWAQDEESCVVYGMPQAVAKAGISTEDLPLDRIAERMLVEVGLA, from the coding sequence ATGGCGATTAAAGTATTAGTTGTTGATGATTCGAGTTTTTTCCGTCGTCGCGTGAGTGAAATCATCAACTCCGAATCGCGCTTAGAAGTCATTGATGTTGCTGTAAATGGGAAAGAGGCCGTTGAAAAGGCTGCTCGACTTAAGCCAGATGTGATTACCATGGATATTGAAATGCCCGTCATGGACGGCATTTCAGCCGTACGTGAGATCATGGCTAACAATCCCGTGCCAATTTTGATGTTCTCTTCACTGACCCATGATGGCGCAAAAGCTACACTGGATGCACTGGATGCTGGCGCATTAGACTTTCTGCCGAAGAAGTTTGAAGATATCGCGCGCAATCGAGATGAAGCGGTCACACTGCTCCAACAGCGTGTGCTCTCTATTGCGTCGAAAAAGATCTTTTTACGTCGCCCTACTGTCACACGTCCCACGTCCACATCATCGATAGCTGCGAGTTCATCACTAAACCAAGAACGAGCAACGCCCACCACACCAATAGGAAATCGTTCAACTGCATCGGTTTCAGCGGCGACTCGTTTTAAAGCTTCAGGTAAAAAATATCAGCTAACTGCGATAGGTACCTCGACAGGAGGGCCGGTAGCGCTACAGAAAATATTAACTAAGCTCCCTGCTAACTACCCGCATCCCATAGTGTTAATTCAACATATGCCAGCGACGTTTACCGCTGCTTTTGCTAGCCGTCTCAATTCGCTATGTAAAATTGAAGTCAAAGAAGCAGAAGATGGGGATATGCTGCGCCCAGGTGTTGCCTATTTGGCGCCGGGTGGTAAGCAGATGATGCTGGATGGGCGGCCTGGGGCTGCTCGTCTGCGCATTATCGACGGTGGCGATCGCATGAACTATAAACCGTGTGTGGACGTAACCTTTGGTTCTGCGGCAAAAATCTTTGGTGACAAAGTGTTGTCCATGGTTTTGACCGGAATGGGCGCGGATGGACGTGAAGGTGCGCGGATGCTGAAACAAGCAGGAGCCACCATTTGGGCACAAGATGAAGAAAGTTGCGTAGTGTACGGCATGCCACAAGCCGTAGCCAAAGCGGGGATATCAACTGAAGATCTGCCGCTGGATAGAATCGCTGAGCGCATGTTGGTAGAAGTCGGGCTCGCCTAA
- the flhF gene encoding flagellar biosynthesis protein FlhF, whose protein sequence is MKIKRFFAKDMKTALLQVKEELGVDAVIMSNKKVAGGVEIVAAVDGETAPAPAKRYNSQPRHGYNQVSPSVAPTKSRELVDDRVSLQSSADTGRSMTQRFANMLKQYSSADEQGHRAENEDSLSALLKRQSENRTPQRKQSSGAEHQRPDSALGKLLQDDADTRRKPRLDPTRYDRKVPEEPTVAVSELETMREEMTSIRRLLEHQVSGLMWQEVERREPLRAMLIKRLERMGVSLEMADQLACYIPEETPPPKAWKALLGLVSDQIPVIKHDILKRGGVVALLGPTGVGKTTTVAKLAARAAMEYGSDNVALVTTDTYRIGAHEQLSIYGRIMGCPVRVAKDSNELADVIYQLRNRRLILVDTAGMGQRDVRLSEQLDTLMQESGETIHSYLVLPATAQRKVLQETIEHFRRIPLSGCIMTKLDECLSLGEFVSVVVQNALPVAYIANGQRVPEDIVIAQPKYMVAKANELLEKSTEDEPHYWTSDSERF, encoded by the coding sequence TTGAAAATAAAACGATTTTTTGCCAAAGATATGAAAACTGCGCTGCTTCAGGTCAAAGAAGAGCTGGGCGTAGATGCAGTGATCATGTCGAATAAAAAAGTCGCGGGTGGGGTCGAAATTGTGGCAGCTGTCGATGGCGAAACCGCGCCAGCACCAGCCAAACGTTACAACTCGCAGCCTAGACATGGTTATAACCAAGTCTCGCCCTCGGTCGCTCCGACCAAGAGCAGAGAATTGGTGGATGATCGTGTCAGTTTGCAATCGAGTGCCGACACTGGCCGCTCCATGACTCAACGCTTTGCCAATATGCTCAAGCAATACAGCTCGGCAGATGAGCAAGGGCACCGTGCGGAAAACGAAGATTCACTCTCTGCGCTGCTCAAGCGCCAGTCAGAAAATCGTACACCGCAGCGTAAGCAGAGCAGCGGTGCAGAGCATCAACGCCCTGACTCTGCGCTCGGTAAGTTGCTGCAAGACGATGCCGATACACGCCGTAAGCCTAGGCTCGACCCGACTCGTTATGATCGAAAAGTGCCTGAAGAACCCACAGTTGCCGTCAGCGAATTAGAAACGATGCGTGAAGAGATGACATCAATTCGCCGTTTGCTTGAGCATCAAGTTTCTGGATTAATGTGGCAAGAAGTCGAGCGGCGAGAGCCGCTGCGTGCCATGTTGATCAAACGTTTAGAGCGCATGGGCGTCTCTTTGGAAATGGCTGACCAATTGGCCTGCTATATTCCAGAGGAAACGCCTCCCCCTAAAGCATGGAAAGCACTGTTAGGTTTAGTCTCCGACCAAATTCCAGTCATCAAACACGACATTCTAAAACGCGGCGGCGTGGTCGCATTGCTTGGGCCTACTGGCGTAGGGAAAACCACAACTGTGGCTAAACTGGCCGCCCGTGCTGCGATGGAATACGGCTCTGACAACGTTGCCTTGGTGACGACAGACACTTACCGTATCGGCGCGCACGAACAATTATCGATTTATGGCCGAATTATGGGATGTCCTGTAAGAGTTGCTAAAGATTCCAACGAGTTAGCCGATGTAATCTATCAGCTACGTAATCGTCGCCTGATTTTGGTCGATACAGCAGGGATGGGGCAGCGAGATGTTCGATTGTCAGAACAGTTGGATACCTTGATGCAAGAGAGCGGAGAAACTATTCACAGCTATCTTGTTTTGCCTGCCACTGCGCAGCGCAAAGTATTGCAAGAAACCATTGAGCATTTCAGAAGGATACCGCTTTCTGGATGCATTATGACCAAGCTAGACGAATGCTTAAGTTTAGGCGAATTCGTCAGTGTAGTTGTACAAAATGCGTTGCCGGTCGCTTATATCGCTAACGGGCAGCGAGTGCCCGAAGATATCGTAATCGCGCAACCCAAATACATGGTCGCAAAGGCAAACGAATTGCTAGAGAAGTCGACTGAAGATGAACCTCATTACTGGACCAGTGATTCAGAGAGATTCTAG
- the cheY gene encoding chemotaxis response regulator CheY, which yields MKILIVDDFSTMRRIVKNLLRDLGFNNTQEADDGLTALPMLKKGDFDFVVTDWNMPGMQGIDLLKNIRADEELKHLPVLMITAEAKREQIIEAAQAGVNGYIVKPFTAATLKEKLDKIFERL from the coding sequence ATGAAGATCCTTATTGTTGATGACTTTTCAACAATGCGCCGAATCGTTAAAAACCTACTTCGAGATCTGGGGTTCAATAATACGCAGGAAGCGGACGATGGCCTAACGGCATTGCCTATGCTCAAGAAAGGTGATTTTGACTTTGTAGTGACAGACTGGAACATGCCCGGCATGCAGGGTATTGATCTGCTTAAAAATATCCGTGCCGACGAAGAGCTGAAGCACCTTCCTGTATTGATGATCACGGCAGAAGCCAAACGTGAGCAAATCATTGAAGCCGCTCAAGCTGGCGTGAATGGTTACATCGTAAAACCATTTACCGCTGCTACGCTTAAAGAAAAATTAGATAAAATTTTTGAGCGTTTATAA
- a CDS encoding protein phosphatase CheZ, with the protein MISLEQAKELVQLLEQGQQDEANRFFTYVYESANNPMFKEIGMLTRDLHEALKNFQIDERFSEIATDEIPDARERLHYVIQKTEVAANKTMDAVDRCMPIADKLHESLLLIRPDWNGLMNGRIELMHFKALCHRIDDLLTQVEGDSSELRGELTEILMAQDFQDLTGQIIKRVINLVNEVEKRLVEILTVFGAAQKEQKADKAIVASIEPEGPILNPHERIDAVSSQDEVDDLLSSLGF; encoded by the coding sequence ATGATTTCATTAGAACAGGCTAAAGAACTCGTGCAACTTTTGGAACAGGGACAGCAAGACGAAGCCAATCGTTTCTTCACCTATGTTTACGAGTCTGCCAACAACCCTATGTTTAAAGAGATAGGGATGCTGACGCGAGATTTACACGAAGCACTGAAAAATTTTCAGATTGATGAACGCTTCAGTGAAATCGCGACAGATGAAATTCCAGACGCACGAGAAAGACTGCATTACGTTATACAGAAAACGGAAGTCGCAGCGAATAAAACGATGGATGCAGTGGATCGGTGTATGCCGATAGCCGACAAACTACATGAAAGCTTGCTGCTGATTCGGCCTGACTGGAATGGCTTGATGAATGGTCGGATTGAACTGATGCATTTCAAGGCTCTTTGTCACCGGATTGATGATTTGCTTACGCAAGTAGAAGGTGACAGCAGTGAATTACGTGGTGAATTGACCGAGATTCTGATGGCACAAGACTTTCAGGACTTAACAGGACAAATCATCAAACGCGTGATTAATCTGGTCAATGAGGTTGAAAAACGTCTAGTTGAAATACTGACGGTTTTTGGCGCAGCGCAAAAAGAACAAAAAGCAGATAAGGCGATAGTGGCATCAATAGAACCGGAGGGACCTATTCTCAACCCTCATGAACGAATTGATGCTGTCTCATCTCAAGACGAAGTTGACGATCTGTTATCAAGTCTTGGATTTTAG
- a CDS encoding chemotaxis protein CheA, with the protein MSYELDEDILQDFLVEAGEILELLSEQLVELENNPEDRDLLNAIFRGFHTVKGGAGFLALSELVETCHGAENVFDILRNGQRHVSPSLMDTMLKALDTVNEQFRAVQDREPLQPADPELLDELHRLSKPASENEDDTAEAHFDEPEEELVEEIIEDVVEEVASEIEADVAATATASNSVIDKGSIDDINEDEFEKLLDELHGKGKAPGAQSQQAQAPAPAKAVPLTSADLSGDITDDEFEKLLDQLHGKGKGPSIESAAPAAPVTPPAPKATETPKPTAAKSAPGGDDLMTDEEFEKLLDELHGTGKGPSVEELEMATRPVTPSPAISEPKASVEASAPAAKPAAPAKPAAKPAVAKEVPAKAPAPTAMKDSDESREVAAVGGAKKAQAESTVRVDTSTLDVIMNMVGELVLVRNRLLSLGLNSNDEEMSKAVANLDVVTADLQGAVMKTRMQPIKKVFGRFPRVVRDLARSLNKEIDLELRGEETDLDKNLVEALADPLIHLVRNSVDHGIEMPDERAKNGKSRTGKVILSASQEGDHIELAIVDDGAGMNPDKLRSIAVKRGMMDEDAASRLSDKECFNLIFMPGFSSKEKISDISGRGVGMDVVKTAINTLNGSIDIDSTIGKGTKITIKVPLTLAILPTLMVGVAGHPFALPLASVNEIFHLDLRRTNVVDGQLTIIVREKSIPLFYLQNWLAPKKGKVQLRQGHGHVVIVQIGSQRVGLVVDTLIGQEEVVIKPLDKLLQGTPGMSGATITSDGHIALILDVPDLLKQYAAASRI; encoded by the coding sequence ATGAGCTACGAATTAGACGAAGACATCCTGCAGGACTTTCTGGTAGAAGCCGGCGAAATATTGGAGTTGCTTTCCGAGCAGCTCGTTGAACTGGAAAACAATCCAGAAGACCGAGATCTGCTGAACGCCATATTCCGTGGTTTTCATACCGTAAAAGGCGGTGCTGGATTCTTGGCTTTATCCGAGCTGGTTGAAACCTGTCACGGTGCGGAAAACGTGTTCGACATTTTACGTAATGGTCAACGACATGTTTCCCCTAGCTTGATGGATACCATGCTTAAAGCTTTAGATACGGTTAACGAACAATTTCGTGCGGTGCAAGATCGTGAACCATTGCAACCTGCCGACCCCGAATTACTCGATGAACTGCATCGTCTAAGCAAACCCGCCTCAGAAAATGAGGATGACACGGCAGAAGCGCATTTTGATGAGCCAGAAGAAGAACTGGTTGAAGAGATCATCGAAGACGTTGTTGAAGAAGTGGCATCGGAAATTGAGGCTGATGTTGCAGCTACAGCTACAGCATCAAATAGTGTGATCGATAAAGGCTCGATCGACGATATCAACGAAGATGAATTCGAAAAGTTGCTTGATGAACTGCATGGCAAAGGCAAAGCGCCGGGCGCTCAGTCTCAACAGGCACAAGCTCCTGCACCAGCAAAAGCCGTTCCGTTAACAAGTGCCGACCTTAGCGGTGACATCACTGATGATGAGTTTGAAAAGCTACTTGATCAATTGCATGGTAAAGGTAAAGGCCCATCGATTGAATCTGCCGCTCCAGCAGCACCGGTAACACCGCCGGCACCTAAAGCGACTGAGACGCCGAAACCTACGGCTGCAAAATCAGCGCCCGGTGGCGATGATTTAATGACGGATGAAGAGTTCGAAAAACTGCTCGATGAGCTTCACGGTACGGGTAAAGGTCCGTCTGTAGAAGAACTAGAAATGGCGACTCGTCCAGTGACTCCTAGTCCAGCAATCAGTGAGCCAAAAGCGTCAGTCGAGGCGAGTGCTCCTGCAGCTAAACCAGCAGCTCCCGCTAAACCAGCGGCGAAGCCTGCTGTGGCTAAAGAGGTACCAGCAAAAGCTCCGGCTCCTACTGCAATGAAAGATTCTGATGAATCTCGCGAAGTGGCAGCAGTTGGAGGCGCAAAGAAAGCGCAAGCTGAATCAACCGTTCGGGTAGATACTTCAACGCTTGATGTCATCATGAACATGGTCGGTGAGTTAGTGCTGGTGCGTAACCGACTTTTGAGCCTTGGTCTAAATAGCAACGATGAAGAGATGTCTAAAGCGGTGGCTAACTTAGATGTGGTGACCGCCGATCTGCAAGGCGCAGTAATGAAAACGCGCATGCAACCGATCAAAAAAGTGTTCGGACGTTTCCCGCGCGTGGTTCGCGATTTGGCTCGTAGCCTGAACAAAGAAATTGATCTTGAGTTGCGGGGTGAAGAGACAGATCTCGATAAAAACCTTGTTGAAGCGCTGGCCGACCCTTTGATCCACTTGGTTCGAAACTCGGTTGACCATGGTATCGAAATGCCAGATGAGCGCGCAAAAAATGGCAAATCTCGTACGGGTAAAGTGATTCTTTCTGCCTCGCAGGAAGGGGATCACATCGAGCTCGCGATTGTCGATGATGGTGCGGGTATGAATCCGGATAAACTGCGCTCGATTGCGGTTAAGCGTGGCATGATGGATGAAGACGCCGCTTCACGTCTATCGGATAAAGAGTGTTTCAACCTGATCTTTATGCCGGGATTCTCTAGTAAAGAGAAAATTTCTGACATATCAGGTCGTGGTGTAGGGATGGACGTAGTAAAGACTGCCATCAATACTCTCAATGGTTCGATCGATATTGACTCCACGATTGGCAAAGGGACAAAAATCACCATCAAAGTGCCTTTGACTCTGGCGATTCTTCCTACCTTGATGGTTGGGGTGGCGGGTCACCCATTCGCTTTGCCGTTGGCAAGTGTGAATGAGATTTTCCATCTGGATCTCCGCCGTACCAACGTGGTTGATGGTCAACTGACTATCATAGTGCGCGAAAAATCGATTCCATTGTTCTACTTACAAAACTGGTTAGCACCGAAGAAAGGCAAAGTGCAACTTCGTCAAGGTCATGGCCATGTGGTGATTGTACAAATCGGTAGCCAGCGCGTTGGCCTTGTTGTGGATACCTTAATTGGCCAAGAAGAAGTGGTCATTAAGCCGCTTGATAAATTGCTGCAGGGCACTCCAGGTATGTCTGGTGCGACCATCACTAGTGATGGACATATTGCTCTGATTTTGGATGTGCCGGATCTGCTCAAGCAGTATGCAGCTGCGTCTCGAATCTGA